A window of Chromohalobacter canadensis genomic DNA:
CCCCCAGGCAGGCCACGTCGTCGTCCGGCACGCCGGGCCCATCATCCTCGACACGCAGGACGAGACCCTCCTCCATCACTATCGCGCAGTGAACCTCTTGGTTGGCCCATTTGCCGGCGTTGTCCAGCACGATACCGATCATCTCTGACAGGTCCTGAGACTCGATGGGAATGCGCTGTCCGGTGCCTTCGGCTACCTCCAGGGTGAAGCGCTTGGCCGGGTAAAGGGTCCGGAACATCTCGATCAGTCTGCTGGCGTCGCGGTATGGATCGGCAAGGCGCCCGACATTGGGCCCCGCGATGCGCGAGCGTCGAAGTTCAACATCGAGCTGGGCGTGAATCTCCTCCAGGCGTTCCACCAGGCGTTGGCGACGCGTGGCATCGATGGGGCGCGAGCCCCGCAGCACCTGAATGACCGCGGCCAGGGGTGTCTTCAGCGCGTGGGAGAGGTTGGCGACCGACTCACGGGAGCGCTGCAGGCGAGCATCGATCTCGTCCATGAAGCGGTTAAGCTGCCCGACCAGACTGTCGAGTTCGGAGGGGACGTCCAGAGAGAGACGATCGCGCCTGCCGGCCTGCAGCTCGCCGAGCTGGTCGCGCAGCCGCGACAGCGGCACCATTCCTCGGCTGACGGCTAGCAGGTTGAGCACCCCCAGCAGGAGCAGCAGGCTGGCGGCGATGCCGCCGACCCACCAGTGCAGGCGGTGCAGTCCCGCCTCCACTCGGGAGAAATCCTCCCCTATCAGCAGCACCCCGGGTTGATTGTCGAGGGTGAAGGGCTGGCGAAAGACCA
This region includes:
- a CDS encoding sensor histidine kinase, with the translated sequence MSSLRIDRRSLRIRLLAWLSGIALLVTGLTWLLHGILLNDLARDFLGERLEREADHAIEQLRRDHLATARVLDSASRGFAIFHHLYVLRLGDEVSASHPRWQEALRPLLDSGESLAEVREAGQHLLVFRQPFTLDNQPGVLLIGEDFSRVEAGLHRLHWWVGGIAASLLLLLGVLNLLAVSRGMVPLSRLRDQLGELQAGRRDRLSLDVPSELDSLVGQLNRFMDEIDARLQRSRESVANLSHALKTPLAAVIQVLRGSRPIDATRRQRLVERLEEIHAQLDVELRRSRIAGPNVGRLADPYRDASRLIEMFRTLYPAKRFTLEVAEGTGQRIPIESQDLSEMIGIVLDNAGKWANQEVHCAIVMEEGLVLRVEDDGPGVPDDDVACLGERGWRLDESHPGYGLGLSILNQLLKRYGGNVQFGHSPLGGLSVEIHVPFAKDAP